One Arthrobacter sp. zg-Y1110 DNA segment encodes these proteins:
- a CDS encoding GspE/PulE family protein, translated as MARRATTRRKSEFPRHRAGSDYSDRSLPFPAQAMGAGPEIPEASAVSPGLTGLPFIGPLPMPEGYEEPQPEPEVQLEPVLPENYLEIEPDVAEWFPNMIQECMSLGASDVLLATESGRKVLTVQARVDGRMRPIRRVEGLEARQIIGKFKSGSGLSTGVSFVPEETIYMVDVDGEERKARVVSFHTADGGDAIVLRLPPSGDLRRLDELSFSPLNMALFKDMLGAANRMIVIAGPMGSGKTTTAHGALMHVSTGTRTVWTVEDPVERNLPGLIQLEVDEENHAGFDALLPALVRSDYDTLFIGEIRDTVTAAAAVRQAKAGRQVITTIHANNNVTALLRLIDLAEDSPLSVLDSVKGVVSQRLVGRLNPEWNRRDPMTKYLGRVPIHEVLTITDAMTEAIMANAPLSRLRSIAAETSRSTFRQDIERLVASGITDREEAARVIGE; from the coding sequence TTGGCTAGACGAGCAACCACCCGCAGGAAGTCCGAATTCCCACGCCACAGGGCAGGCTCGGACTACAGCGACCGTTCCCTCCCCTTCCCGGCACAGGCAATGGGCGCCGGCCCGGAAATACCTGAGGCTTCTGCAGTAAGCCCGGGCCTCACCGGGCTGCCCTTCATCGGTCCGCTGCCCATGCCCGAAGGGTACGAAGAGCCGCAGCCGGAACCGGAAGTCCAGTTGGAGCCGGTGCTGCCGGAGAACTATCTGGAAATCGAACCCGATGTTGCCGAATGGTTCCCGAACATGATCCAGGAATGCATGTCCCTGGGTGCCTCCGACGTGCTCCTGGCCACCGAATCCGGCAGGAAGGTCCTCACCGTCCAGGCCCGAGTTGACGGCCGGATGCGGCCCATCCGCCGGGTCGAAGGCCTCGAGGCCCGCCAGATCATCGGCAAATTCAAGTCGGGATCCGGGCTCTCCACCGGTGTCAGCTTCGTGCCCGAGGAAACCATCTACATGGTCGACGTCGACGGCGAGGAACGTAAAGCCCGCGTGGTGTCCTTCCATACCGCTGACGGAGGTGACGCCATCGTGCTCCGGCTTCCCCCGTCCGGAGACCTCCGCCGCCTGGACGAGCTGTCCTTCTCACCCCTGAACATGGCCCTGTTCAAGGACATGCTCGGCGCCGCCAACCGGATGATCGTCATTGCAGGCCCCATGGGTTCGGGCAAGACCACCACCGCCCACGGCGCCCTCATGCACGTAAGCACCGGCACGCGGACTGTCTGGACCGTGGAGGACCCGGTGGAGCGCAACCTTCCCGGGCTGATCCAGCTGGAGGTGGACGAGGAAAACCACGCCGGCTTCGATGCCCTGCTGCCGGCCCTGGTGCGCTCCGACTACGACACCCTGTTCATCGGCGAAATCCGGGACACCGTCACCGCGGCTGCAGCTGTCCGCCAGGCAAAGGCCGGACGCCAGGTCATTACGACCATTCACGCCAACAACAACGTGACCGCGCTGCTGCGCCTGATCGACCTTGCCGAAGACTCCCCGCTGTCCGTCCTGGACTCCGTCAAGGGCGTCGTCTCCCAGCGCCTCGTGGGGCGCCTGAACCCCGAGTGGAACCGCCGGGACCCGATGACCAAGTATCTGGGCCGCGTGCCCATCCATGAAGTCCTTACCATCACCGACGCGATGACCGAAGCAATCATGGCCAACGCCCCGCTCTCCCGCCTGCGCTCCATCGCCGCCGAAACGTCCCGGAGCACCTTCCGCCAGGACATCGAACGCCTCGTTGCCTCAGGCATCACCGACCGTGAAGAAGCCGCGAGGGTT